DNA sequence from the Carnobacterium funditum DSM 5970 genome:
TGACGACAATTTTAGTGTTTATTATTGGTGCCCTATCTACTTTAGTATCCTATTTGTTTTTTCAACAATGGGGATTTAGTGAACCCGTAGTAACAGGTTTCAGTTTGATTGAGGGTAAATTAGATTCAAATTCAACGATATTAATCTCTCAATTTCAATACACTTTATTGATCTATTCTCTATTGTGGTTTGTGTCGATAGTAGTAGCCTCTATAACACTATTGATTTCGGTGATAGTTGATAATAGTTCGTCGGCCATTGGCATATTGATGGCCTCTCTAATCGGCGGTCAGTTTTTACAGTTTTTCTTATCTGAATGGCAATTAGTCAAGTATTTTTTTGTAACCAATTTAGATCTCACTCGATATTTAACTGGATCCTACCAGCCTATTGAAGGGATGAGTTTAAACTTTTCTATTCTTATACTAAGTGCTTGGGCTGTATTATCATTGCTAATAAGTTTTAGAGTATTTAACAGAAAAGATATCCTAGTTTAAATCGACTATTAAGGAGAATAACTATGTTTAAAAAAGTAATATGGCCACTAGTATTATTTAGTTCAATAGCGCTATTGATTGTATTTATAGCGGGATTTATGACCTCTGTATACGTAAGTAGGAGTGAAGAAAAAGAGAACACAGAAAAACCAATGGAAAACTCACAAAATACACCTGAAGAAGGAGATAAAACTCCAGAAGCTGCTTCTGACATACTCATCCTTGGAGACTCTATTGGATTTGGAGTAGGGGATGAAGAAAATTTAGGGTTAGAAAAAAGATACCTAGATTTAGTCAATAAAAATAATGAAAATAAAAAAGCCATTACGAATATTTCAGTACCAGGCTATGAAAGCAACGAACTTGTAGATTTAATTAAAAGTGGAGAAAACAAATCTAGTATTTCAAATGCAAATTTAATTATCCTATCTATTGGAGGAAATGATTTAAATCGTCTAGAATATGAAGACAATGTAACGTTAACAATCGCATTTGAGGAAGCG
Encoded proteins:
- a CDS encoding GDSL-type esterase/lipase family protein, translated to MFKKVIWPLVLFSSIALLIVFIAGFMTSVYVSRSEEKENTEKPMENSQNTPEEGDKTPEAASDILILGDSIGFGVGDEENLGLEKRYLDLVNKNNENKKAITNISVPGYESNELVDLIKSGENKSSISNANLIILSIGGNDLNRLEYEDNVTLTIAFEEALKNYKQNLEFIIKEIRTINPDAQLACIGLYNPYSKEEPEKARLLLKWNYETRLIVNADVKFAYIPTYELFEYHLNDYLSIDEFHPSGLGYQVIAEELYRILN